The segment CGCTCGCATTCGCCTCGGGTGATTGCGATGTCGCCGATGGCCCACCCGTCAGACCGAGCAGACGAGCACCACCGACGACCGCGAGAACCGAAGCCAAACCAAGCGCTCCGCCAATCAGCGCAGCCTTGCGCCGCGAGGCAACCTTCGCCGGCGATCCACCAGTTTCCCCTTCGTCGCGATCTCGCACGAGCTTGCGTCCTGCCGCCCGCAGCACGCCCGTCGGCGGCATCGACGTCGTTCGTCGAAACGTTTGCGCCTCCTGTTGCTCCGCCCCAGCTTCGCGCCGTTTGCGAATCGCTGCGAGAAGCCCCGTCACCGCGCTCTTGGCACGTGTTCCAAAGCGTCCCACTGCTGGCCCCACGACACCCATCGCAGCTCGCGCCGATCCCGACGCCTTGGCCGCTGCGCTTCGCACCGCCGCTCCCACGTCCTTCTTGGCCGCCGCCGGAACCTCGGCATCCGCCTGCGACGAAGACTCCTCGGCGCCCGCCTCTTTCGCTTCGACCGCCGGTTCTTCTCGCGACGCTTTGTCGTCTTCGGAGCGCGGGGGCACCGAGGGAAGCGACGCTCGAGCCGACGACGGACGAGGACGCAGCGTCGCCGCAGCGGATGCAAGCGTCGAAGGAAGACGCGAACCCTTCGGCTCTGCGTCTCCCGAACCATTTGACTCCGTACGATCTTCCGACGGCTTCGTCACGCGACGCGCAAGCGATCCCAGCGTGTGGAGAGCATCTTTCGCCGTTTCTTTGACGTCCAACTTTTTGGCTTCGTGCCCATCGAATCGAAGAGACACGACGAGCTGCGGAATGCGCGTCTGCGGATCGACCTCGACCTTCACCGCATCCACCATCGCCGCTCGCTTGTCGCCGTGATCCATGTCCTCGAGCTCGACCGAGCGACCCACTTTGAGAAACTCGAGGTTCGATCCGACCTGGATCTCGCCTCCGAGCGAGTCGCGCACGCGGGCCTTCATGGGCGACCCCAGCCCCTCGATGTGCAAGCGCACGCGTGTGCCTGGAATCGCGATCGGCCCAGCGCTGGGATCGGCCGTGCCATTGATGCGTGCACACATCGCACGCAGCACAGCCTCGGCATCCGCCGTCTCGAACTTCGTGAAACGCAAGCCGAACTCGCCCCCACGTGACGCTTCGCGCCTCCACGTCACTTCGCCCTCGGCGACGACCTCGCCTACGTCACCTTCGAACTTGCAGAGCAACCGCTCGCCGACGTCGGGCAGATAAGCCGTACGCAGACGCATGCCGGCTTGAGACACGTCGACCGACTCGGCCTCGAATCCACCGGCGCCATTGGTACCGCCGACGGCGACGAGGGCTTCGAAGCTGACGCGGCTCTTACCTGCCCGCCGATCGGCTGCGGACGTGGTTGCTTTGGCATTCTGACCGAGGCCCTCGCCGACGGTATCCTCTGCGCCTGGCATGCTCATGACAAACCTCCAAGGGGTGCGAGAGGGGCTCGCACCGCTGCCGCTTCGTGCGGCTCCTTCGCTAAGGACCCCGATATGTCAGGTGAAAGAGGACGGCCAAGTTTCGTGAAAATTGGACGAGTGGGCAGGCGGAAAGTCCCGAGCACTGAAGGCTTGTGAACTTGTTGGCGATGGTGCCGCGCGAGCCCTTACGGACAGCGCCCGAAGATGCCAAGCTGTCATTCGTGAGCGACGAGCGAGAGCCACGCGAAGTCAACGAGCCCGCGTCGCAGACGTCGGAAACACCGGCGGATGCGACGGATGCGCCGGCGAATGCGAAGGATGTGGTGATGATCCACAGCCCGCATGACGACGGGCAAGGCTACAACGTGCTTCGCATGCGCGACGGTTCGGTCGAGCTTGGAGCCATCCGCAACATTCGCGAAGGTGCTCCCATCCACGGCGACATCGTGAGTTTGACCCAACGCAAGGAACACGAGCGCCTCTACAACGTCGAAACGCTCGTCAAGTCGCCGCGCCCTCAACTGCCTGCCCGACACGGTCCAGCGCAAGTTGCGACCGATGCGTACCGGACAAACTGGGACAACATCTTCGGCAAGACGAGCTCCTCCGAAGGTAACGGCGCGCCAAACTAGCTCACGCGCTGCGTTCGACGGAGCGCTCCCAGGCCCGCGAGCATCGCGACCACGTGAAACCCTACTTGCGCCACGTAAAGCAAAAACACGAACGCTGCGCCGCTCGCACGTAAAGGTGCCTCCGGCACGTACATCGCCAGCGCCGCATACGCCGAAAGCTGAAACGCACCGAAGTATCCCGGGCCCGATGGCACGAGAATCCCAATGCCCACACACGCCATCGTGACGCACGCTTCTGCAAGCGTCGTGCTTCCGAGGCCAGTGCCCCACGCGAGCAGCCAGACGCCCGTCGCATTCATGATCCAATACACGGCGGTCTCGCCAAGAAAGGGAACGAGGTGCTTCGGTGATGGCAAAAAACGCATACCTTCGGCAACTCGTTCGACGATTCCCGCCAATGCTTCGGCAAAACGTATCGACACGAGCCCCACGATTTTGAATGTCATTCGCCGCGCGAAATCACGCGCGAAAAAGAACAATCCCATCGCTGCAAAGGCGCCGACGAATAGAACCAGCGCTCCTGTCGCCGCAGCCGGCACCGCCGCGACCGGCACGGGTAAGTCTCCAATGTGATCGGGCAATGGATCGAGCGGCGTTGCCAATCTGAGCGCAAAAAAAAGTATGCCGCTCACCGCCAATCCATCAATGATCCTTTCTGCACCAACGGTTCCCGTCGCTTCCCAAAGTCGCACCGAACCGTGACGCGTAATCAGGTATGGCCGGACAATCTCACCGCTTCGTAGCGGCGACAGCAATATCGCACCAAACCCAACCCACGCCACGGCGACGACGTCGCGTAATCGCACGTCCCCAACGGGGCGCAAAAGGTGCCGCCATCGCGCAGCTCGAAACCAATGCACGACGACGAGCGACAACACGTAAACCCCGACGGTCCACCATTTCACCGAGCTGAATGCTGCGGCGGGCGGAACGAGCGGCAAACCGCCTCGCAAAGCAATCCACACGAATCCCGCCGCAAAAAGCAGCGACAGGGCCAGCCGTTCGAGCCACCTTCGTTTGTTCGAGGCGACGGGCAATCGTTCAGGTTCGTCGGGAGGGTTTTTCACGGCAATACGTCGAGCGGCACCCGCAAGGCGCGCTCAAAGGCGTACGACTTTGGATTGATCACCGGCTACGCCTCGAAGCACATCACGCGTATCCACGACGATTCTGGCTTCGTCGAGCACACGCGCGTAATCGATGCCCTTGTGATCCGTCACGATGACGACGGCATCGTAATCGGCGTACGACACCGGATCGGATTCGGACTTCATCACAATCCCCGCCTCCTCGACCTCCGGCACATGAGGATCGTAATAATGGACGTCGGCTCCCAGGCTCTTCAGCGAATGAATGATGTCGAACGCCGGTGATTCCCGATAATCCGCCACGTCTCGCTTGTACGCGACGCCAAGAATGAGCAGCCGTGACCCGTTCGGCGCCTTCTTGATGCTATTGAGCGCATGCTGGACGAGCATCACGACGTAGTCGGGCATTGCGCTGTTGATCGAATCCGCGAGCTCGATGAAACGCGCCTGATACTTCAGCGTGCGCATTCGCCACGACAAATAGAGCGGGTCGATCGGAATGCAATGCCCGCCGAGTCCCGGTCCCGGGTAAAACGGCATGAACCCAAATGGTTTCGTCGCTGCCGCGCGAATGACTTCCCAAACATCGATGCCAAGCTTGCGGCTCATCAAAGCAACTTCGTTCACGAGCCCGATGTTCACCGCGCGGAACGTATTTTCGAGCAATTTGACCATTTCGGCCGCGTCGGTGCTCGATACCGGAACGACTTTTTCGATGATTTTGCCATAGAGCGCAACCGCCACCTCGAGACACGCTGGTGTTGCACCACCCAGCACTTTCGGCGTATTGCGCGTGCCGTACACCATGTTCCCCGGATCCACTCGCTCGGGGCTGAATGCGACGAATACGTCCTTGCCAAGCTCGAACCGGCCGCCCGTCAACTTGGGCACGAGCACTTCGCGCGTCGTGCCGGGATACGTCGTCGACTCGAGCACGATCAGCATGTTCGCGTGCTGATGCGCGGCAATCTCGTCGCTCGCTGACAAGATGAACCGCATGTCGGGATCTTTGGTCTTGTTGAGCGGCGTCGGAACACAGACGACGATCGCATCGGCCGTGCCGAGCACTTTTGGATCGGTCGACGCAGCGAGCCGCCCTTCGGCTACGTGCGGAGCAAGCGCCGACGAAGGGATGTCGCCGATGTACGACTCACCCTTGGCAAGGAGTCGGACTTTTTCCGGATCCTTGTCGTAACCCGTGACGCGAAATCCTGCCCGCGCAAATTCGACGACCAGGGGCAGACCGACGTACCCGATGCCCACGACGACCACGTGCGCCGTGCGATCTTCGATCTTCTTCAGCAGCTCCTGCACGATGCGTTTGTCCTTTCCGTACGATTCGACAACGACAATAAATTCTTCATTCGAGACGACCTTCCAGAATGTCCCGAGGTCCGTCGACCAACATGGCTCGAGCCTCTTCGGCTCCGATGGCGCTGCGCATCTTTTCGATGCCGGCCGCGACATCGTCGACGTCACGCGGCGCATGCGCGTCGCTGCACGCCGCATCGTAGTAGCCCTCGTCGAGCAGCTTCTCGGCACAACTTCGCACCGAGCGACCGTATTTGCCTGCAAGAGCAGCGACATCGAGCAACATGACCCCGCCTGCATCGATGAGCGCATCGAGCACGGTCGGATCGTCCCAGACCCACTCGTAACGTTCTGGATGCGCAACCACGGGCCGCAGACGCTTGCGCCGCAAGTCGAAGAACCTCGCAGTAAGCTGAATCGGGATGGCCCGCGGGTAGAACTCGACGAGGATCGCGCGCGCTCCTGGATACGGCAAACCTTCACCGCGCATGATCCGTCCGAAAACGACGTCGTCGAAGTAATGTTCCGAGGACAAACCGCGCGCGGGCAAACCCGCTGCACCTTCGAGCGCTCGCTCGGTGGCTTCGTACGCACGGACGAGATCGCTCTTCGCGTTGTCGAACATGCCCGGACGCATGTGCGGCGTCGCGACGACCTTGGAAAAACCGATCTTCCCCAGCCCCTCGAGCAAGGCGCGGCTGTCTTCTACGGTCTTGACTCCGTCGTCGATGCCAACAACCCAGTGGCAGTGCAAGTCGATGTAGCCGCCCATCGTGCGCGCGGCAAAAGCTAGCAGCTTGCCGGAGGAAGCGTAGTCAGTCTGCGTGGCTTGAAAATCCGCACTGACGGAGCTTTGTCCGGCGCCGATCGTCCCGCTCGAGACGCATCCTGGACGCTCTGCGAGCTTGCTCCCATAGCCGTATCCGAGAAACGTGATATGAGGGCGAGCGCGTGACGGCATCTGAAGCACAACGTCGATCCTCGCCGAGCGGGCTCGGCTCGCTGCTCATGTCTCGCCGCGTCCTGCTCGTCGTCGGTTGTGGTGGCGTCGGAAAAACGACGACGACCGCTGCCCTTGGACTCGCAGCAGCACGTCGAGGCAAGCGCGTTCTTTGCCTGACCATCGATCCCGCACGGCGTTTGTCCCAAAGCCTCGGCATCGAAGAGATGAAGACGGAGGCGCAAACGATCGATCCCGCGCTCTTCGAGCGCGCCGGGCTCGACGTCCCCGGTTCGATGACCGTCATGATGCTCGATACGAAGAGCACCTTCGACGGGCTCATCCGCGAGCTCGCGCCATCGCCCGAACAGCGCGACCGCATCCTCAACAACGTTCTCTACAAGTACATCTCCACGTCACTTGCAGGCACGCAAGAGTACATGGCGATGGAGAAGCTTCACGCGACGAAGGCTGATCCTCGCTACGATCTCATCCTGCTCGACACGCCTCCCACAGCCAATGCGCTCGACTTCCTCGATGCGCCGGAGCGTCTCGTCGGAGCCATCGACAGTGCTGCAACGAGGTGGCTGGTGCAGGCCGTGCAGACGTCGGGATCGTTTTCCCTGAACGTCCTTGCCAAGAGCGCAGCGGCCATCGTGCGCGGCATCGGCAAGGTGAGCGGCAGCGGATTTCTCGAGCAGATGGCGGCCTTCATCGCCGAAATCAACACGCTTTTCGGGGGCTGGAAGAAACGTGCCGACGCCGTGAGCGCAGCCCTCCGCGGACCCGATGTCGCCTACGTCCTCGTCACGACGCCCGATCCGCTCGCCGTTCGTGAAGTGCTCTTTTTCGCGGATCGATTGCGCGAGCAAAACATGCGTCGCGATGCCTTCGTCGTGAACCGCGTGCATCCCGTCTACGAGCGCGTGCCCGATGTTGCCGAAGTGCAAGAAGCGCTCGGAAAGCGCCCCGTCGATCTGGGCCCCGATGCAGCTCGGCGTCTTCGACAAGCCACCGAAGACGAACGACGCATGGGCAAACTCGATGCACTGCACCTCATCGGGCTCGAAGCGGCACTCGAGGACGAAGCACTCGGTGGAAGCCTGCTCGCTCACGTTCCGGCCTTCCCGTACGACATTCACGATCTCGATCGACTTGCCCGTATTGCCGACGTCCTAGCGCCCCTCTGACATCGCCATTCCGGCTGGGGCGCTGTCGTGGCATCTTCGGGCGCATGGAAACACGCCGAAAGTCCCACCATGCCGGCCCCCTTCGTCGCGCACACTGGGCCCGCATTGCGCTCGTCGCTTTGCCGATTCTCATGCTCGCGGGAGCGTTCCTTTCGGCGTGCGAAAGCGACGAGGACGCGTTTCGGCGAGGTTTTACCGGGGACAGTTGCTCGAAGACGGATGATTGTGCAGAGCCCTTGCGATGCTTGGAAAACGTCTGCACGGAACCTCCGTCGAGCATCGCCGACGCTGGAGGAAATCCGGATGCGTTTGGTCCTGGTCCTGGTCCGAGCGCCAAGGATGGCCCGTGGAGCGCCTGCGACGAATGCCTCGAAATGGAATGCGCTGCTGCGGAAACAGCCTGCGGGCCGGATTGCCACAGTGTCGAAGCGTGTATCGAAACGACGTGCGTGCACCTCAGCGAGATCGGATCGCCCGATGAGAGCGACTGCTTTCTGCACTGTCAGGGCAAGAGCTCCGCAGGCAAAGACCAGCACCTGGCGGTGGTCAACTGCGCGTACGACACGAAGTGTCAGCCGCCGTGTGCGTTTTACCCGCAGGACTACGACCTCTGCCGCACGTTCATGAACAACGGGGATTGCTACGGTTACAACGCTGCATGTGAAGCCAACTTGAACTGCAAGAACTTCCGCGACTGCATCAAGTTCTGCAGCAGCTTGCCGGACTGTCTGGCTTGCGACGACACACCGGAAGGTGTCGAAGGTCGTGCGATCCTCGAAGCTTACGAAGCGTGCGTTGCTTCGGAGTGTTTGACGGAAAGTTGGATTCCGTAAAGTTTGTCCTGATGCATGAGGACAAACTTCCACTGTTCACGGTGGGCACATCGATTCGCCGCCGGGCGCGATGACCTTGCAATAGTCGCCAGGGTCGAGATCCGGTTCGCACAAGTCTTTGCACGTCATGCAGAAGACGCAGGTATCGAGCGCATAGAACAGGTCCCACGCAGCCATCGGCGTGTTCAAATCTTTCGCACACGTGCGCGAGCAGCATCCGCCGTCGGTATTGAGCGAGCAGTTGTCGTACGAGCACTTCGCAAGTGCTGCGCAATCAGCGTTTGCCAAGCATGCATCGCGTTGCGCTTTGCACTCCTTCGTGTACGCGCCGGACGCGTCGCTCGTGCATTCGCTGCAGATTGTGTACATGCCGTTTCCGCTGGACGAGCTTGCCGAAGAGCTCGAACTGCCACCGCCCGAGCTGCTCGACGACGAGCTCGACGACATCCCCGATGAAGACGAAGACGAGCCGGAGCTACCTGACGAGCTCGATGCGCCGCTGGAACTCGACGAGCTACTCGTGGTGGCCGTACCGGTATCGTCCGAGCATGCACCAAGTGTCATGAGTGCACACGTGGCGCCAAACACCCCCCATACGCCAAGATGAAGCTTCATTCGTTCGTCTCCCTTCCGCGCTCGCATCGTTGCGCGACTGACTTAATGCTCGTCATTCTATGCGGGACGATCGGCGCACAAGAAGTTTTGGTGAACAGGCACCAGTTGCTCCGACGTCACTCGCGACGCCCGCGTCGTGCACTGCTAGACATCCTCGCCGGTCTCTGACGAAAGGCGCATGCCCGATGAGCAACATCACCGTGAGTGGTCTGTTCGTGTATCCCATCAAGGGGACGCGAGGCATCGAACTGAGTCGCGCGCACATCACTCCCCTCGGCTTGCAATACGATCGCAGATTTCTGCTGGTCGATCCTCAGGGCGAGTTCCTCACGCAGCGCGAACACCCATCACTCGCGCTCGTCGAAACGTCCATCGAAGCCGACTCGCTCGTCGTGCGAGCCCCGGGCCAGGATCCACTTCGCCTACCGATTCGCCCGGAAGGCGCGCCCGATCGCACCGTGCGCGTGTGGAATGATCAGTGCCGCGCCAGCTTCGTCGGCAAGACTGCTGCGGAGTACTTCAGCACGTATTTGCAGCGGCCCGTCGAGCTTGTCTTCATGCCCGATACCGAAGGTCGCACGGTCGATACGCAGTACGCCAAACGCGGCGAAAAAGTGAACTTTGCGGATGGGTTCCCGT is part of the Polyangiaceae bacterium genome and harbors:
- a CDS encoding protein tyrosine phosphatase, whose amino-acid sequence is MGGYIDLHCHWVVGIDDGVKTVEDSRALLEGLGKIGFSKVVATPHMRPGMFDNAKSDLVRAYEATERALEGAAGLPARGLSSEHYFDDVVFGRIMRGEGLPYPGARAILVEFYPRAIPIQLTARFFDLRRKRLRPVVAHPERYEWVWDDPTVLDALIDAGGVMLLDVAALAGKYGRSVRSCAEKLLDEGYYDAACSDAHAPRDVDDVAAGIEKMRSAIGAEEARAMLVDGPRDILEGRLE
- a CDS encoding flippase-like domain-containing protein, translating into MKNPPDEPERLPVASNKRRWLERLALSLLFAAGFVWIALRGGLPLVPPAAAFSSVKWWTVGVYVLSLVVVHWFRAARWRHLLRPVGDVRLRDVVAVAWVGFGAILLSPLRSGEIVRPYLITRHGSVRLWEATGTVGAERIIDGLAVSGILFFALRLATPLDPLPDHIGDLPVPVAAVPAAATGALVLFVGAFAAMGLFFFARDFARRMTFKIVGLVSIRFAEALAGIVERVAEGMRFLPSPKHLVPFLGETAVYWIMNATGVWLLAWGTGLGSTTLAEACVTMACVGIGILVPSGPGYFGAFQLSAYAALAMYVPEAPLRASGAAFVFLLYVAQVGFHVVAMLAGLGALRRTQRVS
- a CDS encoding nucleotide sugar dehydrogenase — encoded protein: MSRPASKRCAAPSEPKRLEPCWSTDLGTFWKVVSNEEFIVVVESYGKDKRIVQELLKKIEDRTAHVVVVGIGYVGLPLVVEFARAGFRVTGYDKDPEKVRLLAKGESYIGDIPSSALAPHVAEGRLAASTDPKVLGTADAIVVCVPTPLNKTKDPDMRFILSASDEIAAHQHANMLIVLESTTYPGTTREVLVPKLTGGRFELGKDVFVAFSPERVDPGNMVYGTRNTPKVLGGATPACLEVAVALYGKIIEKVVPVSSTDAAEMVKLLENTFRAVNIGLVNEVALMSRKLGIDVWEVIRAAATKPFGFMPFYPGPGLGGHCIPIDPLYLSWRMRTLKYQARFIELADSINSAMPDYVVMLVQHALNSIKKAPNGSRLLILGVAYKRDVADYRESPAFDIIHSLKSLGADVHYYDPHVPEVEEAGIVMKSESDPVSYADYDAVVIVTDHKGIDYARVLDEARIVVDTRDVLRGVAGDQSKVVRL
- a CDS encoding MOSC domain-containing protein, which encodes MSNITVSGLFVYPIKGTRGIELSRAHITPLGLQYDRRFLLVDPQGEFLTQREHPSLALVETSIEADSLVVRAPGQDPLRLPIRPEGAPDRTVRVWNDQCRASFVGKTAAEYFSTYLQRPVELVFMPDTEGRTVDTQYAKRGEKVNFADGFPFLLTTEESLADLNARLIDGVPMNRFRPNIVVRGAPPWAEDTWTHMSIGNVVFQSCKPCQRCQVITIDQATGIRGKDPLATLSTFRARSNKVYFGWNLVAEGEGELHVGDRVNLIGHS
- a CDS encoding ArsA family ATPase, with product MSRRVLLVVGCGGVGKTTTTAALGLAAARRGKRVLCLTIDPARRLSQSLGIEEMKTEAQTIDPALFERAGLDVPGSMTVMMLDTKSTFDGLIRELAPSPEQRDRILNNVLYKYISTSLAGTQEYMAMEKLHATKADPRYDLILLDTPPTANALDFLDAPERLVGAIDSAATRWLVQAVQTSGSFSLNVLAKSAAAIVRGIGKVSGSGFLEQMAAFIAEINTLFGGWKKRADAVSAALRGPDVAYVLVTTPDPLAVREVLFFADRLREQNMRRDAFVVNRVHPVYERVPDVAEVQEALGKRPVDLGPDAARRLRQATEDERRMGKLDALHLIGLEAALEDEALGGSLLAHVPAFPYDIHDLDRLARIADVLAPL
- a CDS encoding PilZ domain-containing protein, whose product is MSMPGAEDTVGEGLGQNAKATTSAADRRAGKSRVSFEALVAVGGTNGAGGFEAESVDVSQAGMRLRTAYLPDVGERLLCKFEGDVGEVVAEGEVTWRREASRGGEFGLRFTKFETADAEAVLRAMCARINGTADPSAGPIAIPGTRVRLHIEGLGSPMKARVRDSLGGEIQVGSNLEFLKVGRSVELEDMDHGDKRAAMVDAVKVEVDPQTRIPQLVVSLRFDGHEAKKLDVKETAKDALHTLGSLARRVTKPSEDRTESNGSGDAEPKGSRLPSTLASAAATLRPRPSSARASLPSVPPRSEDDKASREEPAVEAKEAGAEESSSQADAEVPAAAKKDVGAAVRSAAAKASGSARAAMGVVGPAVGRFGTRAKSAVTGLLAAIRKRREAGAEQQEAQTFRRTTSMPPTGVLRAAGRKLVRDRDEGETGGSPAKVASRRKAALIGGALGLASVLAVVGGARLLGLTGGPSATSQSPEANASAVAALPALADTAPAADGTATPVANVPLFGATPLSTTEPVPAMPTQPDGTIAPTPDSAANEDPNAPGAAAASNDDDDDESAGGTQGDGKQFGQGSVRSPIVLKIKTDGDIETVNGAAGAMGFTISLPGRRAKTLATSELMRKDKRIASLNIINNPTGTEISIQFKDGVPAYMAKAKGNRLDIALGTDAKKVAKAGAAKSKKASKKSTKKKTKKGAKKP